A portion of the Bacillus sp. es.034 genome contains these proteins:
- a CDS encoding 5'-3'-deoxyribonucleotidase, with translation MKRIAIDMDEVIADLHKKHLNLFNEDYKESLTPEDLLGTRLWKIRPDDVDDILSYIDDPTFFRDLEVMEGSQEVIKELSESYEIYITTAAMEHPTSFTAKYEWLKEHFPFLSDLQFVFCGNKSIIHADYLIDDSPRHFKDFKGEGILFSAPHNRYETGYVRVENWNEVRRFFLS, from the coding sequence ATGAAAAGGATAGCCATTGATATGGATGAAGTAATCGCTGATTTACATAAAAAGCACCTGAATCTATTTAATGAGGATTATAAAGAGAGTTTGACTCCGGAGGACTTACTGGGGACAAGACTTTGGAAAATCCGTCCCGATGACGTCGATGACATCCTTTCGTATATTGATGACCCGACTTTCTTTAGGGATTTAGAAGTAATGGAAGGGAGTCAGGAAGTGATCAAAGAGCTGAGTGAATCCTATGAAATTTACATCACGACTGCGGCGATGGAGCACCCTACTTCTTTTACGGCAAAATACGAATGGCTAAAAGAACATTTCCCCTTTCTATCAGACTTACAATTTGTCTTCTGCGGTAACAAAAGCATTATTCATGCAGACTATTTAATAGACGACAGCCCAAGGCATTTTAAAGACTTTAAGGGAGAGGGGATATTATTTTCAGCTCCTCATAACCGGTATGAGACGGGATATGTACGCGTGGAGAATTGGAATGAAGTGAGAAGGTTCTTTTTATCATAA
- a CDS encoding GNAT family N-acetyltransferase encodes MFHFIGTPALETDRLSLRRMRMDDAQRAFDQWLSDERISDHRVSPAHKTIAETHKRMEKTVDGYVSKEFCHWGIELKNGSGLIGEIDLYDFDSTTGNCEVSYSIGYDWWNNGYGTEALKAVVEFAFIYMNIHKLSAAHNTDNPASGRIMEKAGMKQEGVIRHMIRNAKDQYKDCAVYGLLREEYLLQREGDV; translated from the coding sequence ATGTTTCACTTTATCGGTACCCCGGCATTAGAAACTGATCGATTGAGTCTTCGAAGGATGCGCATGGACGACGCGCAAAGAGCCTTTGATCAATGGCTATCTGATGAACGGATTTCCGATCATCGTGTCAGTCCGGCGCACAAGACCATTGCTGAAACACATAAGCGAATGGAGAAGACTGTGGATGGGTACGTTTCAAAAGAGTTTTGTCACTGGGGAATTGAACTCAAAAATGGCAGTGGCCTGATCGGAGAGATAGATTTATATGATTTTGATTCAACTACAGGCAACTGTGAGGTCAGTTATTCCATTGGATATGATTGGTGGAATAATGGGTATGGGACAGAGGCGTTGAAAGCCGTAGTGGAATTTGCCTTTATCTACATGAACATACACAAATTATCCGCCGCCCATAATACGGATAATCCCGCTTCAGGCAGGATCATGGAAAAAGCCGGGATGAAGCAGGAAGGCGTTATCCGGCATATGATCCGCAATGCAAAGGATCAGTATAAGGACTGTGCCGTGTATGGACTTCTGCGTGAAGAATATCTTCTCCAAAGGGAAGGGGACGTATGA
- a CDS encoding NUDIX domain-containing protein — MTQQTYTPPKHIVSAATIVLNENREILLIKGPRRGWEMPGGQVEEGESLKDAAIRETKEETGIDIEVLAFCGVFQNVKRSICNTLFLAKPVGGVPTTSSESLEVAFFPIDEALNMVTHSNFRERIEYCLDEGKHPFIVEF; from the coding sequence ATGACACAACAAACTTACACACCGCCGAAACATATTGTTTCAGCGGCTACAATCGTTCTGAATGAAAACCGGGAAATTCTATTAATAAAGGGACCAAGACGTGGTTGGGAAATGCCCGGCGGTCAGGTGGAAGAAGGGGAATCCCTAAAAGATGCGGCGATCAGGGAGACGAAAGAGGAAACAGGCATTGATATAGAGGTGTTGGCTTTTTGCGGGGTATTTCAGAATGTGAAACGGTCCATCTGTAATACACTATTTCTCGCAAAGCCCGTTGGAGGAGTGCCGACTACTTCTTCTGAGAGTCTGGAGGTAGCATTTTTTCCAATTGACGAGGCACTCAATATGGTGACGCATTCGAATTTTAGAGAGCGGATTGAGTACTGTTTGGATGAGGGGAAGCATCCGTTTATTGTGGAGTTTTAG
- a CDS encoding phosphoribulokinase, which translates to MDKILHTIADRMTKQKGKMVIGISGHGASGKTTFARKLLTLLGEVNYINTDPYIVSSAVRKHSFIEYEYKHENHQSKMTACHPDAHHIFALDRDIRMVREGMDFYTLDVPYDPSRLISSQNNLTIVEGMSVAFSKPDLYDLKIYFYTDGETELMRRGIRDINERGMEVEYLRKTHDERRVQYEVFMHPKSELFDVVVRNSDEGCWVEKDSLKMK; encoded by the coding sequence ATGGATAAAATCTTACATACCATAGCCGATCGAATGACGAAGCAGAAAGGGAAAATGGTCATCGGCATTTCAGGTCACGGTGCTTCGGGTAAAACGACGTTTGCGAGGAAACTGCTCACGTTGTTAGGAGAAGTCAATTATATCAACACCGATCCGTATATCGTGAGTTCGGCTGTCAGGAAGCATTCCTTCATAGAGTATGAATATAAGCACGAAAACCATCAGTCCAAAATGACCGCATGTCATCCGGACGCCCATCATATATTCGCCCTTGACCGGGACATCCGGATGGTGAGGGAGGGAATGGATTTTTACACCTTGGACGTACCCTATGATCCGAGCCGGCTCATCTCTTCCCAAAACAACCTGACGATTGTAGAAGGGATGTCCGTGGCGTTCAGCAAACCGGATTTATACGATCTGAAAATTTACTTCTACACAGATGGGGAGACAGAGCTCATGAGAAGGGGTATCCGTGACATAAACGAAAGAGGGATGGAAGTGGAATATCTACGGAAAACCCATGACGAGCGAAGGGTTCAATATGAAGTCTTTATGCATCCGAAGAGTGAACTCTTTGATGTTGTGGTGAGGAATTCGGATGAGGGGTGTTGGGTGGAGAAGGATTCATTAAAAATGAAATAG